A single genomic interval of Dromiciops gliroides isolate mDroGli1 chromosome 1, mDroGli1.pri, whole genome shotgun sequence harbors:
- the LOC122740306 gene encoding general transcription factor IIF subunit 1 has protein sequence MTTLGTSSQTVTEYVVRVPKNNLKRYNIMAFNAADKVNFSTWHQAKMERDLSNKKIYQEEEMPESGAGSEFNRKLRDEARRKKYGIILKAFKAEDQPWLLKVNGKTGRRFKGVKKGGVTENTSYYIFTQCPDGAFEAFPVHNWYNFTPLARHRTLTAEEAEEEWERRNKVLNHFSIMQQRRLKDQDHDEDEEEHKEKKSRKKSSELRIHDLEDDLDMSSDDSNGSGEEGEKIPKTKKKAASSRGGKKKKKKGSDDEAFEDSDDGDFEGQEVDYMSDGSSSSQDEAVGGKPKVVQQEEDGPKGIDEESESSEESEEDKPPEEEEKEEEDKKAPTLPEKKRRKGDSSEESETSEESDIDNEASSALFMTKKKTPPKRERRASGSSSRGDSRPSTPSVDSGSTSSTLRAAANKLEQGKRQTGPSDTPAAKRLRLDAGPQSISGKSTPQPQSGKSTPSSGDVQVTEDAVRRYLTRKPMTTKDLLKKFQTKKTGLSSDQTVNVLAQILKRLNPERKMINDKMHFSLKE, from the exons ATGACGACCCTG ggGACCAGCAGCCAGACTGTGACTGAATATGTTGTTCGAGTCCCTAA GAACAACCTCAAGAGGTACAATATCATGGCTTTCAATGCAGCTGACAAAGTCAACTTCTCCACCTGGCACCAG GCCAAGATGGAACGTGACCTGAGCAACAAGAAGATCTATCAGGAAGAAGAGATGCCAGAATCTGGGGCTGGCAGCGAGTTTAATCGAAAGCTCCGGGATGAGGCCAGGAGGAAGAAGTACGGCATCATTCTCAAGGCCTTCAAGGCTGAGGACCAGCCCTGGCTCCTCAAAGTCAATGGCAAAACAGGCAGAAG GTTCAAGGGAGTCAAGAAGGGTGGTGTGACAGAAAACACGTCCTACTACATCTTCACCCAGTGCCCTGATGGGGCCTTCGAAGCGTTCCCTGTGCACAACTGGTACAACTTCACTCCTTTGGCCCGGCACCGGACACTCACTGCAGAGGAGGCcgaggaagaatgggaaag GAGGAACAAAGTCTTGAACCACTTCAGCATCATGCAGCAGAGGCGGCTGAAGGACCAGGACCAcgatgaggatgaggaagagcacaaagagaaaaagagcaggAAGAAGTCCAGTGAACTCCGGATCCATGACCTAGAGGATGACCTGGACATGAGCTCTGATGACAGCAACGGCAGTGGGGAGGAGG GGGAGAAGATCCCCAAGACCAAGAAGAAGGCGGCTTCCTCCAGGGggggcaagaagaagaagaagaagggctcTGATGATGAGGCCTTTGAGGACAGTGACGATGGGGACTTTGAGGGCCAGGAGGTGGACTACATGTCTGACGGCTCCAG CAGCTCTCAGGATGAGGCAGTAGGGGGGAAACCCAAGGTGGTCCAGCAGGAGGAGGATGGCCCCAAAG GCattgatgaagaaagtgaaagcaGTGAAGAGAGTGAGGAGGACAAGCccccagaggaggaggagaaggaggaggaagataagaAGGCACCTACCCTaccagagaagaagaggaggaaag GAGACAGCAGTGAGGAGTCAGAGACCTCTGAGGAGAGTGACATTGACAACGAGGCATCCTCAGCCCTCTTCATGACA AAGAAGAAGACGCCCCCCAAGAGGGAACGGAGGGCCTCAGGCAGCAGCTCCAGGGGAGACAGCCGCCCAAGCACCCCCAGTGTGGACAGTGGCAGCACATCCTCCACCTTGCGGGCAGCTGCCAACAAGCTGGAGCAAG GGAAGCGCCAGACGGGACCCAGTGACACGCCTGCTGCCAAGCGCCTGAGGTTAGATGCTGGGCCCCAGAGCATCTCGGGCAAAtccaccccccagccccagtcTGGCAAATCCACGCCCAGCAGCGG TGACGTGCAGGTGACCGAGGATGCAGTGAGACGCTACCTGACCAGGAAGCCCATGACCACCAAAGACCTGCTGAAGAAGTTCCAGACCAAGAAGACAGGGCTGAGCAGTGACCAGACGGTCAACGTGCTGGCCCAGATCTTGAAGCGCCTCAATCCTGAGCGCAAGATGATCAATGACAAGATGCACTTCTCCCTCAAGGAGTGA